In Brassica napus cultivar Da-Ae chromosome C2, Da-Ae, whole genome shotgun sequence, the sequence ACCTTGAGATGGATGCAAAATGTCGATAAGATGATGTGGCACCTCCTGTACAAACAATATGCATAACGTCAAGCAGTCAAAGGTATATACTTTCATACAACAACATCAGATCAAAATGAATATACATCAGAAGGATACCTTTCTATCGCTAGCTGATGGCTTGGCTGATCCAACATCAAGGCCTTTGTACACCTGTGTGTCCAATCAAAACAAAGCaagaaccttttttttttaaaaacaccaAAGTTGTGGACTTTgatcaaaaacttcaactttatCATTTCAGACACAATTTGGTCAAACAGACAAAACTCTTGAACTGAAAGTACACAGTCTTGGGTTTTAAAGTATTCAACTTTATGTTCAAGACCCTATGCACTCTTAGTGAGCTTAAccagagagagcatacaagtaAAAGATTGAAGTGTGACATTGGCACCTGAACGGAGTCAGCACTGATGATTTCGCCGTTGAGACGCTTAGCTAGCTCCAGGGCGAGTTTGCTTTTACCGGCGCCGGTGGGACCAGATATCACAATCACCTTCTCCTTTTCTGAGTTTCTCTTCCCGTTCAGAGAAACAGAGCAAGTCGTGGCGGCTCCGGAGAATCTCCGGCGAAAGACAAGGCACGGTGGTTGCAGTCTCGAGGAACACGTACGGGTTAAAACTACGCCACTGTGAATAATCACCATTATAGGTGGAGTCTTCGAACGTTAATGGAAGCTTCAAAAACTTGAAGAAAGCTCAGAGACGGAGAGAAGAAGACAGCGAGCGAAGGATTAGAGAAGTACGGTTCGGTTAGGTTTACTGATTAAACCGAATCCAATTTATGAACCGAGTTGGAAATGGTTTAGTTACATTGCCGCTCGAAACGACGGCGTTTAAATAATGTTTCATCgggtttattaatttatatacatgTTACCAACAAAATGAAACATCACATTAGGTTATTGATCCAGGAGTGTTACAAGTTTTACAATAGGCAAAATtgtgattaaattttataaacaatacAATTATAGGCAAATATTCGAATTAAAATTATAGATCGTAACGTTATTCACAAATCAACGAAAGGTCGTTGCTTTACGTTTGCATGTTATTAGTGCTAGTAGTAGGAGCACTTGAAAAAGCCCAAAGAACAAAAGCACATAGAAAGAGAACAAGAGGGATTATGTGAATAGCTCTCTCTCCATTGACAGACTTGTAACTATTGTTGTGAAGCATCAGGTCCTTCTTGGCGACGTCATAGACCGAGAGATCGTCGGGGCTTGAAGAATCCGGCAAGAGGTTAATCAGAAACTCTTCGGATGGCCGAGAACTAATCTGTAACCTCTGCATACTTGTAAACAAATAGTATAATCGGCGATGTCACCTTGTATGGTTTCGTGACAACTTTGCGGTTATGTAAGGTTCTGTATTCATCACAGtttcaactatatatataagagtTCAAAAGTCAAAGCATATCCTTAGAGACATTTAAGATAGCATATTCAAATTCCCGAAGTTGTGGCTTAAGTTATGATGAATCTGATCAGTGAACTTTGCTTTCAAATATTAAAGCTGTTATTATAATTTTCGATGACGAGACTAAGATTCGCTTAGGCTTCCAAGAAGAGttgataaaatatgaaaacaaggaaaatataataatagtatttaCCAAAATATGTACGATCCTATTAAATATCACTTTAATATCCAGTATTAGCAGGCTAGTTAAATTTCTTATAGAATTATCCAATCTTATAGTATATCCCTACATGATATTAAAGTGATCTTGATCAGTAGAATCATACTTtggatatatataatactttgaaatgtaaaataacatgtagatgaccaaaaaaaaagatgtagaTGATCTTAAACCAAAAGTGTGCGTGTGAAGGCACAACCACAATGCATGCATATTCCAAAAATTATACACGAACATTTACTAAACATGTATCATGTGTAAGTGTAAGTGTAgttaattctttttcttttgatcaaTTAGCTTTATGAAAAAATCacatacaacaagaagttacatTGTTTGACCAATTTCTAATAATTCTATTTTCATGGATACATTACAAATCAAGATATCGAGCGTTGACAAATAAACAGCAAGGATTAACTCTTTCAAAAGTTTAAGATATGTGTGTTGTTTGGAACCTTGCAGCGAACTTGAAGGTGCACATGCGCTCTTTTTTCTTAAGTCAAAACTTGTGTTCATATGACATTAGACTTcttcttttacaattttcgatTATGCTTAAACAAATATCTAGTCAGAAATATGTCCTACaccaaaaatatcaaacaaaaccTTATCTTCCCATTCCCATATATAGTATCAAAGTCCATGTGCTATCCATAAATCGATATCAAACTTTTCTTCACGGCTTTTATTGCAGGCATATCCAATCATTTTAAAACCTGTTTTGACTTTTGAAGATTCAAAGGTTCTTAGAAATCACTCTACCAATTACGATTGTACTTGAAAAAGCCAATACATGGAAGCAATTTATTTGAATAATCATCCTCAGCTCAATCTTGAGTTTGCAGTTCCTTTCTTGTGGTTAAAGCTTCCGACTAAAGTTTAATCTGAAGAAGTCAAACTGTAAaattagtataaaattaaattggaaGCATCTTTTGTTTGTCAGCCAACCAATGAGAAGTGATATCGTATGACTGATTTACGTTGACCAAGTGTGATGAACGAAAGATGGAAGGCCAACCAAAGCATACacggttttaacttttaactaaccGTAAcctttgaccccaaaaaaaactaaccataACCAAGCGTTGACTTGGAAAATacagaagaaaataaaacaaaaacaaagtctTTTTccctaataaaaataaaaacaaaattatactctatccgttcctaaaagatctatgttttagaatttttatattttttaataaaacatattgaaatttagctataaatatataattttttgtaattttatattttttaaattttaaaaccaataaattttaaaaaatgtaattaattattgaaatttcacaattttttattattagttaacaaaaattacattgaaaatataaaatatgtatatttttgaaacaaaagttttCTCTAGAACGTTGATCTTTTAGAAATGGAGGAGGGAGTAATATTTAACGATGTTCTCTCGTGCAAAACTTTTTTGCTCAAAATTATAACATACACATTCTTTTTATATGCTCAAAGATTAAGCAAAATCGATCGAAGATGGCACAACGGGTTCAACCGATAGTTTATGTAAATAAGCGCGAGTCCACCAATTAAGGCATGTTTCCGACCGGCGAAACCAGTCTGCGAAGGCAAAcctaatttattaaattattacattTCAG encodes:
- the LOC106379933 gene encoding uncharacterized protein LOC106379933, with the translated sequence MQRLQISSRPSEEFLINLLPDSSSPDDLSVYDVAKKDLMLHNNSYKSVNGERAIHIIPLVLFLCAFVLWAFSSAPTTSTNNMQT